GCATGAGGCCTAGTGTACAGTTACCTATACATCAGTAGTGCATGTCTACAGTCATAGCACTGCTGCTGGGCTTCACACACTGTTTTAAACgttgttgcatttttttgtaatgtggAAATATTAGGGATGCAACAATTCTCAATATAATATTCAGTGGTTCAGTACACCGTCCATAGTATAAATACGCACCTGTGAATTTTGGTTTTACTTAGAACTAGTTCCCATACgttacatttttttctccatataATCTGTGCCTGTGAGTCCATGCACTGGGATGATGAAACACCTGTGTGAAATCACTGTGTACTAAAGTTGGTGGGAAGCTGACAATATTGGgaatttttgacatttaaaggTCCAGGACTGTTTTACCGAACACGTGGTGATGGTTTAACAGGGCTAGTGGTGCTTTTAAACACTGCTggtgtttaaaaagaaacaggagaggAAATGATCTACAACTGGGGGTCACATTGATAATAGGGTTTCAGAAAAAAGGATGGATATGCTTAGAATTTTGTAGATTCTATTAAACTTATCAATACTGCTTTAATGTCTTCTACTATATTATGTCTATTCtcaagttttgtttgtttatttatcccAGTCATGAAGGATCCTGAGAGTGAGAACACCTCAACTGGTGAAACTGAGGAGGACAATGAGCACAAGTCGTtgaggagagaggggggaggacTTGCCCAGGCCCAGGTCCCACTGTCACACATCCAGCCCCTTGATTTCTCCATGGAGCCCCAAAGTTCTCCGAGGGAGGGAAGAAGTCCACTGGAGGGCAACACAGAGAAGCTCGAGGCAGGTGGGTAAGAATGGAGAGACATGAAACAAATCAAAGCTAAATCTACAAAATCAAGATAGAAAGTGTAATAatgttcaaaaataaaaagaaaagaggttGGTGTATGCCAGGGCTAGCTAAAAAATGTCACTTGATTCTAGCCACCAGGACAGAACTACTGTACCCATCACACTTAACAGTAGTTacaataatgtttgtttgtggtttcaGGTCAGCAGTTCTCCGGTCACACCTATATCTGCTCTTTGTGTGGAACATTCTGCCCTGACTCCTTGTTCTTGGAGGAACATATTAAAGTGATACATTCAGACTCTGCTGGTGCTCAGGCTCTCCAGGCCCTGCAATCCACCTCATGCACTGCACCCACCATGGGGGATGGTAGCAGCGACTCCAGGATGGAGGGTGGCAGAGGGCAGAATGAGGACAGCACTGGATCAGGGGTTGGTGTCAGCATCAGCCGGGGAGGGCAGCCTGTGAAAAAGGAGATTAAAATTGAGGGGGGTTACGAATGTGGGGACTGTGGCCGTCATTTTAACTACCTTGGAAACTTGCGGCAGCATCAGCGTATTCACACCGGAGAAAAGCCCTTCATGTGTCCGGAGTGTGGGGAGAGGTTTCGTCATGCAGCCCGGTTAAAGAGCCACAAGCTGGTGCACAGTGGAGCCCAGAGCCCCTTCCCATGCCCCCAATGTGGCAAAGGTTTCTCAGTGCTGTCTGGACTCAAGAGACACCAACGGGTGCACACTGGTGAGAGCCCATACGCCTGTCCACAGTGCGGCCGGCGCTTTAAGGAGCTGGGGAACCTGTATACACACCAGAGAATCCACAGCGGGGCCACACCTTACTGCTGCCAGCAGTGTGGCCGCAGCTTCCGCCATCTGGGAACTTATAAGAGCCACCGCTGCACCCCAGCACAGTAAACAACCTGACTGCTATATTTTCTCCAGCTAACTAGCAGCTGATACCATGAAATTTAACATGCATGTCAAAGCCAAGACATGGTTCTGACTGTGAGGCGTGTGTTTTCATTGCGTGGTTGTATCACTTGGGAGGTGCTGGTCTTGCTAGTTAGTCTGAGATGCCACTCAAGATTTCATTCATGTTCTGTCACATTCATGCCATTTCTCCTTAAGGCCTTTACACACCAGAAATGATGTGAGTAAATGtcataaaaaaagcaaaaaattcGGAAGCAAATTAAATGCACCACAGCTGTTTACATCAAACGTGATACAAATATGCAAGTATGAGTTctaaaaagtcacacacacacacacacacacacacaaaaaaaagatttgtcATCAAGTGATGAAGACCTTGTGCTGATTTTTACTAAATAAAAgcaaggaaaaaagaaaatttaggGTGCACCCAATACAATGCACAAGGACAGTCACTACATTGCATTGATTGCAATCACACTCTTAATGCAGTGTATAATGCCAATAACCAGTATCTGTGTTTTAGCAGGATagtaacagaaaatgtgctgtCCACATTGTCATGATTCTCAGATAAATGGTAAAATTGTAATGTTTTACGTTGCTCATTCACGTACAGTATTTATGATGTAAAGTGTGAGGTTTTCCGCTAGATAACTAGATGACTAGCTGGCAAAGGGTTTCACATAATCACTGTTGTCCACAAACTACTGAGTAGGATATAAACACACCGATGCCATAATAAAGCCCTTCAGCTATCTTTTTCAATGCATTGTCCCTGTACTCGTCTTTGtaatttttgtcctttttatcaTAAAGAACTCATAAGTTTGAGGTTGAATATTTTAGTGACATTCCAACAAGGTGCATTGTGATGCAGAGGTATTCCTGTTGCCAGTTGGTAAAATCGATCTGGAGAcgaaaaaaagaataatgatATTCCATCATTGATGTGAAATGGTCTATTGACAGGTTATGGGTTTGAAAAATATTGTTGACACACAAAATAATGGGAAAGCATGGGAAATTCGCCTCTGGTGTGTAAAGACCTTCAGGGACCAGGAAACACTGTTGTGAAAGTGGTTCGAGTACAATAAAACTTCCCATTCAGACATAATGAAGTAAGTTTCATTCATCTGGGTATTTTTGATTAACAGGAGACTAAACAAGTGTGTTCGGTGAAATGCAACAATGAAAGCAGTATAATGGTTTCAAATCTGCATTAACAGGGTATGCTCTATTCCTGACCTGTGGATGGATCTGTTAGCAGTAGCAGTGTGgtaccaccaccaccatgtgGACCATGTGTCTAACTACAACAAAAAAGATCTGGGTCACGCAGTACTACTAGTTGATTTTCATCATGATACTGATTGGTGCTATGTATAGAGCAGAAGGCTGATCATATAAAGTCAAACCAGTGTTATCTCCCTCTGTAAGACTATATATTGTATAGTACCAAaaattttacagtatatatttgcTTGAACATTTGTgtgatgacagaaaaaacatactTAAGAGGAAAATAACATCCCAAATGTCTGGTGGGTTTACTCATTTGATGTGATGCAGCAAAAGCTCATTAGAAAAATAACCTAGTTTACTCAAGTGTGACTGAACAATGAGTTTCTAGGTCTTGGCACTGTGTGGAAGTGAAACACTAACCAGTGACAATCTGCTTTCTAATAAACAGTTGTCTTATAGTGATTGATGTGTGTTTATTAACAAATAGCATTGGTGGAATGGTATATTTACTTACCAGTGTTGACATTTAATGCTATTTTATGCTTATTATATACAGCTTACTGGACACATTTGTTTCTTATTATACTAGTAGTCTCTCACACTGCTAATTGATTTACAGTGAGGGAAAAAATTATTTGAGCCCCTGgtgatttttgtaaagtttgCCCATTGACAAAGGAATGACAATGTCAATGCCatagagggtgtctgcctcgTGTGGGAGGTGGTTCCACGGGAGAGGAGCTTGATGACTAAAGGCTCTGCATCCCATTCTACTtgtggaaactctgggaaccacgtagacctgcactctgagagaaaagtgctctattgggataatatggtactatgaggtctttaaggtatgaaggagcttgatcatgaagggatttgtatgtgagaaggaggattttaaattctattctgtattttacagggagccaatgaagagaagctgatATAGgtgaaatatgatctctcttgctagttcttgtcaggactctggctgcagcattctagATTAGGCACTTTAtcataattcaattcaattttatttgtatagcgccaaatcacaatacaaatcatctcaaggcactttacaaaaactaaaattaaaaacccaacaaatcccttatgagcaagcacttggtgacagtggagagggaaaaactccctttaacggaagaaaaaacacaaccgggctcagtttgggtggccatctgcctcgaccggttggggtgagtggatagagcagagagaaaagaacagcaacaataaacaacaaatagacactgcaggttggttgagccagtaactgcacatcagcgatatacagctccaggaccagggacaccggtagaaggtacagagagagaacagagagagagggagagagcacaaggttagtgacattcaatggtggaatatacatgtgaggggggaggagaggagaagggaagggaggggtaggggagctcagtgcaccgatggtcctcgagcagtctaggcctatagcagcataactaagggatggttcagggttgcctgaagccagcccaaactatatgctttgtcaaagaggaaggttttaagtctagccttaaaagtatagagagtgtctgcctcctgaacccaggctgggagctggttccacaggataggagcttgataactaaaggctctgcctcccattctgcttttggaaactctgg
The window above is part of the Mastacembelus armatus chromosome 18, fMasArm1.2, whole genome shotgun sequence genome. Proteins encoded here:
- the znf16l gene encoding zinc finger protein 16-like; the encoded protein is MSRKKSYNFTETSLSTEVHGAVMEPPRSLNRASGDFLELEPDEELLCTVSDITEHLGRNITAVLETALSEIRKMVSIRIRVLKMELREKTEEIEMLRARLDNVTVQRDGRESFPTREPSTETGYKKPDFSSGTKHNNIDPRRAKAVVPGVKKENIDAICDYLMKDKNSRSCVEMDGDQSQASGDREARQEQDSHSLNLWPDSGMAGPGPGHGDSDSTTDDIFSILPSGSKRIYDYEWVAPMEYSSDLKVMKDPESENTSTGETEEDNEHKSLRREGGGLAQAQVPLSHIQPLDFSMEPQSSPREGRSPLEGNTEKLEAGQQFSGHTYICSLCGTFCPDSLFLEEHIKVIHSDSAGAQALQALQSTSCTAPTMGDGSSDSRMEGGRGQNEDSTGSGVGVSISRGGQPVKKEIKIEGGYECGDCGRHFNYLGNLRQHQRIHTGEKPFMCPECGERFRHAARLKSHKLVHSGAQSPFPCPQCGKGFSVLSGLKRHQRVHTGESPYACPQCGRRFKELGNLYTHQRIHSGATPYCCQQCGRSFRHLGTYKSHRCTPAQ